A single Anaerolineales bacterium DNA region contains:
- a CDS encoding DUF4157 domain-containing protein, whose protein sequence is MLALEYGRDKSTTLRGSPNRRSVFKNAQPTLDPLQTDTASAQDSCTCGGGCPRCAPVQAKLNVGSPGDRYEQEADRIAKNVLGAPDPGDRHFQPQASRVGVLQAEGTKGIDHPEIASQAQNHVTQCPGRSLSKATRDFFEPRLGRNFSGVKVHTCKDASLMCGALQARAFTLGANIFFQRSAYDPASSTGKMLLAHELTHVAQQSSNPEPRIQRWPQIPGIGLADVCIIIHGRKVCGSDAKAACEKAPWLPGCKYVCKMLGCKTPQKEDYSCPIGFHPGRTTEHKGECCVGDIESEWNCCPEVRASWMERRCCAKDEFVNKQGRCEKFTMPIVCPEFWKTTSGLCCIPPRVPRGRFCVLPVTPQPPTPKPPVTPPVPAPKEIFFEFDRPHVAETNAAALEPSTTKTGYANFKTLVTQMKSDSTLRVQLVGKASPDGPAAYNMHLSARRAELVKTALMDKGIAASRIIDPPLNALDPGCKKVDQGVISCGEVGASSKSDRQVSARLFRIK, encoded by the coding sequence GCGGCTGTCCTCGCTGCGCGCCGGTGCAAGCCAAGCTGAATGTCGGGAGTCCGGGCGATCGATATGAGCAGGAAGCGGATCGGATTGCCAAGAATGTGTTGGGCGCGCCGGATCCGGGCGATCGACATTTCCAGCCGCAAGCGTCCCGGGTTGGGGTGCTGCAGGCGGAAGGGACGAAGGGGATAGACCATCCAGAAATCGCCTCGCAGGCGCAGAATCACGTCACCCAATGCCCGGGACGTTCACTCTCGAAGGCGACGCGTGATTTCTTCGAGCCGAGGTTGGGGCGTAATTTTAGCGGCGTGAAGGTACACACCTGCAAGGATGCCTCGCTGATGTGCGGTGCACTGCAGGCCCGGGCGTTCACCCTCGGCGCCAATATCTTTTTCCAACGCAGCGCATACGATCCAGCTTCATCAACGGGAAAAATGCTCCTGGCGCATGAATTGACCCACGTCGCCCAGCAGTCATCGAACCCCGAGCCTAGAATTCAACGCTGGCCTCAAATACCGGGAATTGGTCTGGCGGATGTATGCATCATCATCCATGGCAGGAAAGTGTGTGGTTCAGATGCCAAAGCAGCGTGTGAGAAGGCGCCCTGGCTCCCCGGTTGTAAATATGTGTGCAAGATGTTGGGTTGTAAAACGCCGCAGAAGGAAGATTATTCATGTCCGATCGGATTCCACCCGGGAAGGACGACGGAACATAAAGGTGAATGCTGCGTTGGTGATATCGAGAGTGAGTGGAACTGCTGTCCGGAGGTTCGCGCTTCCTGGATGGAACGCCGCTGCTGCGCCAAGGACGAATTTGTGAACAAGCAGGGGCGCTGCGAAAAATTTACAATGCCCATCGTATGTCCGGAATTTTGGAAAACGACTTCGGGGCTATGCTGCATTCCGCCGCGTGTTCCGCGAGGTCGCTTTTGTGTTTTACCCGTGACCCCTCAGCCTCCCACGCCCAAACCTCCGGTCACTCCGCCCGTGCCGGCGCCGAAAGAGATTTTCTTCGAATTTGACCGGCCCCACGTCGCCGAAACCAACGCAGCAGCGTTGGAACCGAGTACCACCAAAACGGGATATGCCAATTTCAAGACCTTGGTGACGCAAATGAAATCGGACTCGACGCTGCGTGTTCAGCTCGTGGGTAAGGCTTCACCCGATGGGCCGGCGGCGTACAACATGCACCTGAGTGCACGCCGCGCGGAATTGGTCAAGACGGCATTGATGGATAAGGGGATTGCGGCCTCCCGCATCATCGATCCGCCGCTGAATGCTCTCGATCCCGGCTGTAAAAAGGTCGATCAAGGAGTCATAAGCTGCGGAGAGGTCGGTGCCAGCAGTAAAAGCGATCGGCAGGTGAGCGCACGATTGTTTCGCATAAAGTGA